TTTTTTAAATAGCTCTGCTCTTTCCTCAGGTGCAAAATAATAGAGTAAATTATGTACCATGACCATATCTGTTTTACCGCTATACTTTTCTATAAATGTCTCCATATCAGTACAATGAATCTGCGCGTGTTCATTCAATGCGTCTCTCGCTTGTTTAGCCACCTTGTCATTTATTTCAACGCCATTTAGAGCTATCGTTGGAAAGCGTTTTTGTATGCGTTTTAAATAACCGCCATAGCCGCAGCCTAAATCGATAATTGTGGCCGGCTTATTTTTTTTCACAATTTTTAAAATTGGGTAAATGGAAACCTTTTCCAATAGCGTGGATGTTTCTGCCACTACATTTGCAAAAGAATCTTCCAAATATTCTATCCGCTCGTTATTTTTTAATAGATCAGGATATTTTAATAAAGTGGGAAGGTGTAATTCCATCATCTCTCTTAATAAAACGCCAACAGACTCCGAACTGTTTGCTGAAGCATATTTTATGAGTTTTCGTTTCGCTTTTATTTTACCCGTCATACTTTTTTTCAAATGACCTATCTCCAGACCCACTTCTATCCACCTATTAAGAAGAGCACGGTTGAAATCACATGTTTCTGCTACATGCTCCACAGAGCGATATTGACTAAAATAATAAAACAAATCTAATGTATAGCCTACATGCGCATGCCAAGTGGACAAGAAATTTTCATTTGTTTTCATCCATTTTCTTGCCTGCAGCATACGATTAAATTCACTCAATTCTCTCAACTCCCCAATTGTCTTAACCAAAACACTGTAACCTCTATACCCTATTAGCTACTTGAACTAAACTATTCTAAACATTCATAAGCATAAGGAGGTTATTTAGAAACATTGAGAAGTTTTTTACAAAAAGAGCACCTACCAAATAAAACGCCCGCCCTTCAATCAAGTCATTATCGATCGTTAACTCATGCTAAATAGAGATAGCTCTCTCTCCTCTTTATTTTGAGCCGAGAGGTTTACGGACCTTTATCTATGATAAAAAACCGACCCTGTAGTAGGTCGGTGAACTTTAAATAGGTTTGATATTTGTCTAGATACCTTCTTTATCTTTGATGAACGCTAATAAAGCGCTACACCCCTCATTAATTAAATCATATACTTCATCAAAATTCCCCGTGAAATATGGGTCGGGAACATCTTTTACTTGACTTATTTCTACAAAATCTAGTAGCTTATGCAAGTGAACAATGACTCCTAATGTATTAAGCTCATTAAGATGCTTCATATTCGATGCATCCATGGCAATAATGTAATCATACGTTGATAAATCTTGTTCAACCACCTGACGTGCAACCAACTGTTCGTCCTCTACATGATACTTTGCCAAAATAGCGAGCGTCCCTTCGTGTGGGCGTTTTCCAATATGCCAATTTCCAGTCCCTGCTGAGTCTGTCACTATTTTATTCTGTAATCCCGCCTGTTTTACTTTCTGGCGAAAAATAGCTTCTGCCATTGGTGACCGACAAATATTCCCTAAACATACAAATAAAACGTTTATCACTTTATGTCTCTCCTTTGCACATCTGTTATTTACATTCTAGTAGAGATTTGCTGTTTTTATAATTTAATTGTAAAGCTTCAAACTTCATTATACGCGATTTATCTCCTTTTAGGTGTCGTCATATCGTTTAAGATTTTTTCTCCATTTTATTTCAGCTTTATTTCGCCTGTTTAAAAAAGGTCCTCTTATTTAACCCGATTAACAAGAAAAAACCCCTTGGTTATCCAAGAGGGGCTAATTCAGGCTTATCGATCAGATAGTGTGAATGTTTTAATTTTATATCTTCTATGATCGCTTCGATGGAAGTGAAATCTTCACCAACTTTATAAGTTGCCGCGCTTGTTAACGATTTCGATGCTTCCGGATTACCTATTAAAATCTGAATGATTTCTTCCGGATCACATTCGATCTCCTCTACCGCGTCCCCTACACATTGACAGTCCTTATTATCAAACCTTTCGTACACTACAAAGACATCTTCAGGTGTTTCGTCGGCCAAAAGCTCTCTCGTCTCCACTAAATCTTTTACGATCACTATAAACTTCCTCTCTTTTATTCCGTGAGTTAGCATGTGAAATTATTCACGGTTTTATTAGATTACAAGGTCTACTATACACCATTTCACTAGGTAATTTGTGAACTTTTCGTGAACATTCAGTTACATTTATCGGTCATAAATGAACATAAATTCAGTTATAGCAAGGTTTTGGTGTAATTAACCATTTAACGACACACAATGATATATCATCTGACAATTGACAAAGCTGTTTTCTTCTGATAAGTCATTTTTTATTCATATGCTTACCAAGTATTTTTTGAAATAAGGTGGGACACAGTTGATATAAAATAGCACCTGCTCCCATCCATATCGGAAGGTTAATTTCTCGTTTTGGCTTTTTTAACAATTGGGCTGTCTTTTTAGACACGTACGCTGGCTCTAACATATAATTTTGGACATTTTTTTTGTAATTACCTGATTTATCAGCAACATTGAAAAAATCAGTACGGACAGGCCCCGGATTGACGATGCTTACATGGAGGGGACTGTCTTGAAGCTCCATCCTTAAAGCATTTGCAAAGCCGAGAACAGCATGCTTCGTAGCTGAATAGACACTGGCTTTAGGTGTGGGAATTTTGCTAGCCACTGACCCGATAAAAATAATGTGTCCATATCCTTGCGTCATCATGTATGGAAGAACTTGCTTTGTACATGCAATCGTTCCAAATACATTTACTTTAAACATGTTTTCCATGTCTATTAAGTCAGCTTCTCTGACAGTGTCAAACACGGCAAAACCGGCATTATTTATAAGGGCAGTGATGGTACCTACCTCCTTATAAATGGTTTTAAATGTCGTGTCTATCGCGTTAAGGTCTGATACATCTAATTCATAAATTGGTGCGTCAACGCCAGTTGTACGACATATATAGTCTGAGACTGCTCTTAACTTATCACCCGAACGGGCAAGTAAGACTGGCGTGCCCCCTTGCTGAGCAACCTCAATCGCTAATTCTTTACCAATTCCACCGGATGCTCCTGTAATCACAACAACATCATTGTTTAAACATTTTTTCATCAATATCCCCACTTTTAAAGTACAAAATTTAAAATCACATTTTTACATTGTGTTACGTAAAAATAACAACTAGACAAGCTGATAGTGTAAAGGCACTGTTAGTAATTCGGAAAAAATTTTGACTAACTAAAAAAGCTAACATTGTTAAAATAACGTATTCTTTTAGTACTATCAGAAAATCTTTTGACGTTATTTTATCGTTATTCTATTGACTTTTCATCCATTCCCACTCATAATAATGGAAATTTGAACTATTCTATAATAATGGATGAGATAAAAGGTGGTCACTTATGAATACGATGATTAGTATACTTGGAGCAGGTTCAATGGCAGAAGCCCTTATTTGTGGATGGGTGAAAAGCGGACAGATAGCACCACAAAATATTTTAGTTACAAACCGATCAAATGATAAGCGTCTTGAAGAACTCTCTACTACTTATGGGGTGAAAACAACCCGTAACATAGAAGAGCTCATAGCACACGCACATATACTACTTATTGCTTGTAAACCAAAAGACTGGAAACAAGCGGTAAAACCGTTACAACATCTGTTGACTCAGGATATTCCCCTCGTTTCTGTCATGGCCGGTATTACAACTGAAGCGTTAGAAGACTTCTTCCCAAATTTAAATGCGCCCGTCATTCGCACTATACCAAATACCTCTGCTGTCGTAAATGCTTCGATGACACCAATAGCACTGGGAAAGTGGGTTAATCAAGACCATCTATCTAGAGTGAAAGACACATTTAAGTTAGTTGGGGAAACAGCAGAGGTTCCTGAAGACACGATGGATGCTCTCACAGCTTTAACCGGAACTGGTCCAGCCTATATTTATTATTTAATGGAAGCGATGGAATTGGCAGCTGTAAAAATTGGCGTTGATCAGAATCTTGCGAGACATCTCGTCTCTCAAACGTTGCTTGGAGCGGGCTTGCGTGTGCAGGCAAACGACTCTTCTCCATCCATTTTATACCAACAAATTATGAGTCCGGGAGGTACAACTGAAGCCGGATTCAATGTATTAAGAGAGCAAAAAATGCAAGAGATCATTATTTCCTGCATAGAAAAAGCAGCTGAACGCTCAAAAGAGTTGGGATCACTAACAAATGAGCGTACAATCGCCTCTAACAATGTAAAAAATGACGTAAAGTAGCCGTTATAATTGATTAACCCTGGGTAGCAAAGTAACTACACCCAGGGTATTTTCTCTCTTTAATCCATATTTACAGTAAGTTATAATTATTATTAGCAGTATACGTCATCTATCATACTGAATTCTTGCAGGAGGTCTCACAATGAAAAACAGCCAGTACGATGTGGTCATCGTAGGAGGAGGTCTAGCTGGATTAACCTCAGCCGCATATTTAGCTTACCACGGCAAAAAAGTCGCGCTATTAGAAAGAGGCAAACTTGGCGGTAGAGCTATGACAATCCAACTTAAAGGCTATCAATTTAATTTTGGAGCTCATGCTATTTATGCAAGAGATACCTCTTACCTCACTAAAATTGAACAAGAATTAGACCTTCGTATTCATTGGGAAGACTTCTCTCAATTAAAAGCTAAATATGATATGGGTGAAGAAGCAACTGTTATTACAAGTAATATCGGTGGTCTCTTACAAACAAAACTTCTCAAAGGCTTTGATAAATTTCGTTTTGCTTATCATATGCTTTTTACGACATTAGGATTTGAGAAAGGTGATCCTAACTTATCGATCCAGGAATGGATTGAGTTACGAAAAATAAGTCCAGCAGTGAAAGAAATGATGTTAAATCTCGCTACAACAAATTTTTTCTCTGGAGATCCGGATAGTATTCCTAGTGATGTTTTCTTTAATTATTATCGACGGCTTTTTAAAACAAATATACCCGTTAGCTTCATTCAAGGTGGTTGGAAAGTTCTCATTGAAGAGTACAAACGGGTTATTAAAGAAAATAATGGCGTTATTTTTGAAAAAACTAAAATAACCGATGTTGTTACAGAGCAAGGCCGTATCACAGAAGTACAAACGAAAAAACATGCTTTTTCAGGCGAACAATTTATTTTTGCTATTCCTCCGGAAGAACTACAAAAGTTGCTAAATGACACAGTCATTAAACCTGAATTAGAAAGGTATACAGATTATGAACCGACTTATGTCATGTTTTATGATGTAGGTTTGAAAAAGAGAATTGAATCAGACTATACGTATATTTTTGATAAAAACAGACAAATTTTTGTGACTGATATTTCTTACTATGATATGGAGGCTGCACCAGAAGGTGGACAATTATTACAGGCAGTTGGCTATTTAAAGCAAAGTGATATTAATGATCCAACAGCACATGATGCCATGGTTGAGAAAATGGAGCGATTCTATGACAAGCATTTCCCCGGATGGCGAAAAACGTTAGCTATTCCTAGAGCTTCTAAAAAACCTGTTTTACAAGCTATACGTTGGACGATGAATCAGCGAGGACTACCGTTGCATTTTGAAGCACTACCTAACGTCTTTTTCGCTGGTGATTGGTGTCAAGGTTATGGTCAGCTATCTGAAGTTTCTTTCTCAAGTGCCTATCTCGTCAGTAAAAGCATTCTAAACCAACACAGTGCTATAAATAATTCCTGAATTCAACCTCCAATGGTAATTCATTGGAGGTTTCCTTATGTCATGAATTTTTGTAGAATAATAGAATACTAAAACACGTTATCTCAATTGATTGATAGATGGAGGAATATACAATGAATCATCAAATTACCGATTCTAAATGGAAAATAAAACTCAATCACGTTGTTTCCCATCCATTTTTTAATGGTACAGTCATAACGCTCATTCTTATAAATGCAGTTGTTGTAGGATTAGAAACTTATCCTCATCTTTATTCAGAATATCGAACTGAATTCTGGATAGCGGACAGACTTTTACTTTGGATTTTTACCGTCGAAATTTTCCTTCGTCTACTAGCAGCTCCTCATCCGAAAACATTCTTTAAAAATAGTTGGAATTGGTTTGATTTTATTATTGTTAGTGCTGGCCATATTTTTGCTGGTGCTCACTTCGTTACTGTTTTAAGAATTCTACGTGTACTTCGTGTATTTAGAGCAATCTCTGTCATCCCATCGTTACGACGCCTAGTAGACGCACTCTTAATGACCATTCCTGCTTTAGGGAATATTATGCTTCTTATGAGCATCATCTTTTATATTTTTGCTGTTATCGGAACAATGCTGTTTCAAGAGACAGCACCTGAGTATTTCGGAAGCTTGCAACTTTCCCTTCTCACCCTCTTTCAAGTCGTCACGCTAGAATCATGGGCTAGTGAGGTCATGCGTCCAATTTTTGCTGAACTACCTTGGGCTTGGGTTTACTTTGTAGCTTTTGTACTTGTTGGGACCTTTGTTATTTTTAATTTATTCATCGGCGTTATTGTCAACAATGTTGAAAAAGTAGAAATTGCTGAACAGGAAGTGGAAGAAACTTCCGAAGAATTGAAAGAACTACGTAAAGATGTAAAAGAATTGAAATCACTCATTAAAAAGCAACTTACTGATAGCTAATAGAATCGCTATCTATGTAAGAAAATCTAACAATTTTGCCACTACCTTTACTCATCCATGATATAGTATAAGAAAATCACGGGAGTTACCGTATAAACAACTGTTAACTTCACCATGTATTTAAACACATCTCATCATTCAAATGAGACATGGTTACCTAATCTATAACTAATAAGTTAACAAAACAACGAACTTTCATGGAGAAGGAAGGGGATTCCTTTGGCATTCAGTTACAAGGATAAGAAAGTAATTAGCATTGGTATAACTAGTGAACTAACAGGGTTGTCCGAACGTCAAATACGTTATTATGAAGAACGAAAACTGGTATTCCCAGAGCGGAGTAAAGGCGGCACACGAAAGTATTCGTTTGCAGATGTAGAGAGGCTTGTCGAGATTGCAAACAAAATGGAAGATGGTATGCAGACATTTGAAATTCGTAAAGAAGAAATGAAAAAGGCTGATGTTAGAGATAAAATGCTTCGTGGTCAATTAAATGCTGCCTTTAAAATTAGGAAATAAACTGTGAGTATCTACCGTCAGTGAAAACTGACGGTTTTGTCATGTTCTTAGTCAAAAAGTGCATACTAATGTTATAAAACAGTATTAAAGGAGTATGCCTATGTTCGCCTTACGTGTTACATTCCTATTTTTTGTTAGCAGCCTCATTGTCATAAGTAGTGGTCACAATCTAAATGTCTCAGCAGCCTCTACAGAAGCAAAAGCTGCCATTATAATTGATGATTTTGGTGGGATTGGTAAAGGATCAAACGAATTTCTAACGCATAATATTCCGGTCACTGTTGCTGTCATGCCTTTTTTAGAAAATTCTCGCCTAGTGGCTGAAAAGGCTCATGAAGCTGGGTTTGAGGTAATGATTCATATGCCAATGGAACCAAAACAAGGAAAAAAATCATGGCTTGGTCCAAATCCTATTCTAGATAGCTTAACCGATGAAGAAATTAGATCACGGGTTCGAGAAGCAATCGATGACGTTCCATACGCTAGTGGTATTAACCAACATATGGGGTCAAAAATTGTGGAGAACGAACAAATAATGACGATCATTTTAGAAGTAGCAAAAGAGCATAACCTCTATGTCATAGATAGTGGGACAAACCCCAACTCATGCATTCCTAAGTTATGTGAGCAAACAAATATGTTATACGGTGAAAGGGACCTTTTTCTTGATAACACTCAGTCTTCTCGACACCACACTTACAAAATGGCTATAAAATTAGCTGAACTCGCGGAACAAAATGGCCAAGCTATCGGTATTGGACACGTTGGTATTAAAGGGCTGGATACATTTCACGCTTTACAAGAAGCAAAGTCATATTTTGCTGAAAAGAATGTTGACATCGTTCCAGTATCTCATTTACTAAAATCACCGATTGATAAGGATCCTTGGCACTTCTGGGAAGAAGGTTTATAATTTGTTATCAATTAAACGTCTACCTAACACTACGATCAAATGGAATGATCTCTGCTGGTTGATTGTAAAGGTAGACAGTTCGGCACTGATAGCCGCGCTTTTTCCAATAGTTAAACGTCTTTGCTGTGATCGGTCTCTTCTTCCCCCAATATAAAGAATCTGTATTTTCCCAGCTGTCATTCGTGATGATTTCTTGTTTGAAATAATACTTATTGCCTGATAAGTAGACTTCACAGAAATATCGGACAGTATTTTTTGAATGCAAATCGCTCACCCCTTATTACTTATTTTGTGATAAAACACCCCCATTTAAACGCCCCCTTTCCTTAAACGAGCTGTTCGAAAATGATTCTCTATGATACCCTTTCAAGTTGACATTTGTTCTACGTCTCGCTAACATTAAAGGTGTCAGCATGCTCTGTTTAAAAAGGTTACTTTTGTGGTATAACATTAAAGGTCAAATCTAATATAGAAAGTGTGCATAAGTATGCAAAATTTAGAAGAGAATGATGTGCTAAATTACGCTATAACATCGTTTCTAATATCCGCTGAGCAAGTAGCACATACGCAGCCTGAAAATAGTTTAGAACATGCGCTTTTAGTTTTAGTCAAATCAGGTTATACAGCTGTGCCTGTTTTAGATGACTCATTTAAGCTTAAGGGGATTATTAGCAAAGCCCAAATTTTAGACTCCATTTTAGGGATTGAGCGTATTGAACCAGAGAAACTTAATAATTGGAAAGTAGAAGAAATAATGACGCAGGATATTGCTTGTGTTCAGCGTGATGATCCTTTTGAAAAAGTAATGTCGCTATCAATTAATCATCCATTTATTTGTGTAGAGGATTCTACTGGTGCCTTTTCTGGTATTATTCCACGTAGCAAAATATTGGCTTTTCTTAATGGTTATTTCCATGAACAGCGTAAACAGGATCGTTCTTAATTAACGCCATTTAACCGGGATAATTCCCGGTTTTAAAAATTATTTTTCAACCTCTTATCTCGCTAGCACTGTTAATGAAATTCCTTCCATCAACATAAACTTCTCTATATGAATTACTCATCATATATACATATCAACTAAGAAGACGTCAAAACAAACCATCAATCAATGAGAGTTTTCCTTCTTCCTCCACTAATTGGTAGTGGCGTGAATCAGCGTATTATCCGACCCTTAAATAGATTTACCTCTCCTTTCTATTTCAGGTAGTTATCTGTGATAAATTTAAACCGTCTCATTTTCTTTTCTCACCTGTTAGATTGAATGGCCTCCCTAATTGGTGCGTCTTTTCTGACAAACGCTTCCATTTATGATACATTAACCTTAATTACTAAATAAGGAGTGATTGTTATGACGTCAAGCACAGCATTATTTTCCCCTTTGACCATTAAAGACGTTACATTTAAAAACAGAATTACCATGTCTCCAATGTGCATGTATTCATCGACTAACAAAGACGGTAAAGTTGCTCCATGGCATTACACTCATTACATAAGCAGAGCAGTAGGCCAAGTGGGGCTAATTATGGTTGAAGCTACTGCTGTCCAAATGGAAGGACGTATCTCACCATATGATTTAGGCATATGGGACGATCAACACATTCCTAATTTAAAAAAACTTGTGGATAGTATGAAAGAACATGGTGCTAAAACAGCTATTCAGTTGGCCCATGCTGGGAGAAAGGCTGAATTGAATAGTTCTATCTATGCCCCATCACCACTTGCTTTTGAAAATATGAAACAACCGTTAGAGATGTCAGAAGCAGATATTGCGGACACTATCACCGCTTTTAAAGAAGGCGCAAGACGAGCTAAAGAAGCCGGCTTTGATGTGATTGAAATTCATGGTGCACATGGATATTTAATCAATCAATTTCTTTCTCCACTCACTAATAAAAGGAAAGATGATTTCGGTGGTGACCGCGAAAAACGTTTCACTTTCTTAGATAAGGTCATTAAAGCCGTCAAAACAGCCTGGAATGGCCCATTATTTGTTCGACTGTCAGTGGATGAATACGCTGAAGGCGGCAATACGATGGATGACTTTATTTATTATGCTAAAAAAATGAAAACATTAGGCATAGACCTTATCGATTGCAGTACAGGTGGGGTTATTCATACACCGGTACACACTTATCCAGGCTACCAAATTGTGCATGCGGAAACGATCAAACATAGTGCCGACATCGCGACTGGTGCAGTGGGGATGATCTCAAGTGCTTTTCAAGCAGAGGAAATTTTACAAAATAACAGAGCAGATTTAATTTTTATTGGGAGAGCTTTATTAAAAGATCCCTATTGGCCACGCACTGCAGCTGTCGAGTTAAATGAAAAGCTAGATCCACCAGTGCCGTATTATCATGGCTGGTAACTAATTGAAGTAATGATGCAAATACTTTTCTCTATTAGAGAACATCATCGTTAACCCAATCGTCATAATACGTGACGGAAGGAAAGAGCTTACCGATATACGGTCAATCATCTGTGTTTGATTATGTGATAATGCTTTAAAAGTATGAACGTGCTGCCATGATCTAATGGGCCAAGGCAGCTTTTCTCCTTCATCAATAAAGTACACCCCATCGACTGTTTCACTAATTGTCCCTTTCCAATAAAAATTTAACAGAAGAAAATTCAGACGTAAATGCACTTTCGCTCCTTCATAAACGTTAGAGTCCCCTAAAACAGCTATTTTAGGTACACGCGTCATCTGTGCCAAATTTTCAGTGGACTGGAAAAATCGCCACACCTCTGTTAATGACTCATCAATAATCGTCTCATAATAAAATGTCAAATTAAACATTTAGTTCCTCCTAAAATGAATAGTGTTGTTATGGTTAACTCTTTCTTGTCACACGACGTATTAAAGTCTTTTTAATGTTGAAACATCATACTACTCTAAATACACAAGACAGTACTTCATGAAACAAATAATATTTTGTAACGGAGTTAATAAATAAAAACGTTTCACAGCAATTATTTTGCCGCAAAACGTTATTTACGCATATATATTCACTAGCAAGCCTTTAATTTCACCAACCATATTAAGAATATCTAAGCTCTTTTTTTGCTCATTAAGCACAGCATCAGTTAAATCCAAGAGCTTCCTGTCAACTTCTCGGACTATCTTATATACTTTCGTACGACCTCTTCGATTGAACCCTTTTCGTTCTTCAAGACTTAAGCCTAATTTTACGGCATCATCCATAAATTCTTTTACAAGTTGCTTATATTTTCTTAACTCTTCAACAGTTCGTGATTCAGATAGTATTTTTCCTTGATCGTCAATTTTTTGCATCAATTGGCCTAAACGCTCATATTCAGCGCTATGACGTCCACGTTGCATGATCTCTTGAAAAGAGACTTTTGCTTCTGTTCCATTCGTACTGCTCTTAGATACTGGCTTATTTAAACTTGTCCGACCGAGTTTTTGTACATCCATTTCATTACTTCCTTTCTCCACATCTTCCCCCAATTATAAAGAAGAAGTGCTTAACATGAAAGAGTGCTACGTAAAATACGTGTAATAGTCACGATCCAACCTTTTTCTTGTATCATCCTTTTTAATAAAACAAAATAAAACGTAAGACTGATCAACAGCCTTACGCCACAAATTTATTGCAACAACTGTAAAATCCCCTGTGGCAGCTGGTTCGCTTGAGCGAGCATTGCTGTAGCTGACTGGTTAAGAATGTTGTTACGTGTAAATTCAGTCATTTCAAGTGCCATATCAGCATCGCGAATACGTGATTCTGCACTCGTTAAATTCTCATGTGTCACTTGTAAGTTGTTAATGGTATGTTCCATTCGATTTTGAAGAGCACCCATTTTAGCACGAGCATTAGACACGGCATTAATCGCATTGGATAATGTTTCAATGGCTTCACTAGCATTCTCACGCGTCGTGACGCTTAATGTAATATTCCCGTCATCATCAGCAAGGCCTAATTCTGTCGCATTCATTTTAGGAATTTCAATGTCCACGGATTGTCCAGCATTTGCACCGATTTGGAAAACAAGTGTTAGGAATGGATCACCAGTTCCTTCATCACCATTTAATAAATCTTTTGTGTTAAACTCTGTTTTTTCAGCAATGCTGTTAATTTCGTTTACAAGCTCGTCAATTTCTTGTTGAATTGTTTCACGATCTTCTAACTCATAAGTATCGTTTGCCGCTTGTACCGCTAATTCCCGCATTCTTTGAAGAATAGAATGAACTTCTGTGAGTGCCCCTTCTGCTGTTTGAATAAGTGAAATGCCGTCCATTGCATTTCGTTCAGCTTGCTTTAAACCACGAATTTGCGAACGCATTTTCTCTGAAATAGCAAGGCCAGCTGCATCATCTGAGGCACGATTAATTCTTAATCCTGACGAAAGTTTTTCAAGGTTTTTAGATGTTTGGAATTGGTTTTGATTTAAATTACGATATGCATTTAACGCTTGAATATTGTTATTAATTTTCATCTAGATAACACTCCTTATGATTTGAACATTGAATTTTTTTCATACGCATTTTTTTTCAGTTTCATTACTTTTTGATCGTGATCAACATTGTTCTTCATAGCGTCAGTCCAAGCACGGTAAAGTATTTCAACGTGCTCAATGACTTCATCAATAATAACGGTATTTTTTTCATAGTTTGCCGTTACAACTTTGTCACTAAGATAGTTATACATTGCATCTAATTGATCCGCTATAATCCCTGCTTCATAATTCAACCCAGCACCAAGACGGTAGAAGATATCTGCGGCTTTTTGAAGCTTTGTATTTGCTGTCAAATATTCGCCGCTTTCAATTGCTTCCTTGGCTGACTCAAGATGATCCAGACTAGCTTCATACAATAAAGCTGTCAATTCTTGAGGGGTCTTCTTATGTAGTGCCTCATTTGAAATCACCGTTGCTCATGTCACCTCCGCCAAGTTAGCGCCACATCCATGTGGGTCATGTTAACGTCCTTGTTACTCCTAACCTATTTATCGGCATAATTTAAGAAAAGTTAATAACTTCTTTCCATTTCCTCAATTAATAACAAAATTTCCGCAATAACTGCATAAAGCTGAGGTGGAATGTTTTCTCCCAGATCCATGTCAAGTAAGTTTTCTAGAAGTAATGTATCTTCTTCTACATGTATGTTATTTTCTTTTGCCATAGCCATAATTTTTTCGGCTACATAGCCTTTCCCTTGAGCAACGATTGTCGGTTCTTCACCAGTTGATTCATCGTATCGAATAACAGCTGCAGAAGGGCCATTGACTTTTCGCCGATTCACATGATTAAAATGCTTAGAAATCATCATACTTTATAATCAAACCCTTCTTCAGTCATCACTGGTAATATAGGCTTTTCTTCAGGAGCCTCTTCTCCTACCTCTTGAACGTCATCCACCACTGTCATAGGCGCACTTTGAATCGTTTTCACGTTAAAACCTACTTCTTTTAAATTCTCTAAATACGATGTTGCTAATGGTTCTATTTTGTGAGCAAAGCCGTCAGTATCGTTTTTTAATGTGACATTTAAAGACCGATCATTGACTTGTAGAACGATGCCTAATGGCCCTAGTTTCTTTGTATCAATATGAAAATAGAGTTGGCAGTTTTCCCAATCCACTTGTTCCCCTTCATTACGGGAATTGACATAGACTTGTAGATTCTCGGCCTCACCTTTAAGCATAACGGGTATGGAAAGCTGCAACATTTGTAAGTTTTGTTGGCTATCTGAGCGATTTATAAGCTGCTGTCCAGATAGGCTCTGTAATGCTTGCTGTGCTTGTTGCTGTTGTCTTCCGCCTTCCTCCTCACCTCGCGCCATTTGCATGAGGATAG
The DNA window shown above is from Salipaludibacillus agaradhaerens and carries:
- a CDS encoding class I SAM-dependent methyltransferase; this translates as MSEFNRMLQARKWMKTNENFLSTWHAHVGYTLDLFYYFSQYRSVEHVAETCDFNRALLNRWIEVGLEIGHLKKSMTGKIKAKRKLIKYASANSSESVGVLLREMMELHLPTLLKYPDLLKNNERIEYLEDSFANVVAETSTLLEKVSIYPILKIVKKNKPATIIDLGCGYGGYLKRIQKRFPTIALNGVEINDKVAKQARDALNEHAQIHCTDMETFIEKYSGKTDMVMVHNLLYYFAPEERAELFKKIASIMNQGGIITFIQPVKGAKHGQTFTAAFNTFMTAHKNLYPLPTLKEMKRNSKKAGLKIMTIKPLIREGGWYLVTMRKTI
- a CDS encoding low molecular weight protein-tyrosine-phosphatase, producing MINVLFVCLGNICRSPMAEAIFRQKVKQAGLQNKIVTDSAGTGNWHIGKRPHEGTLAILAKYHVEDEQLVARQVVEQDLSTYDYIIAMDASNMKHLNELNTLGVIVHLHKLLDFVEISQVKDVPDPYFTGNFDEVYDLINEGCSALLAFIKDKEGI
- a CDS encoding SDR family NAD(P)-dependent oxidoreductase; translation: MKKCLNNDVVVITGASGGIGKELAIEVAQQGGTPVLLARSGDKLRAVSDYICRTTGVDAPIYELDVSDLNAIDTTFKTIYKEVGTITALINNAGFAVFDTVREADLIDMENMFKVNVFGTIACTKQVLPYMMTQGYGHIIFIGSVASKIPTPKASVYSATKHAVLGFANALRMELQDSPLHVSIVNPGPVRTDFFNVADKSGNYKKNVQNYMLEPAYVSKKTAQLLKKPKREINLPIWMGAGAILYQLCPTLFQKILGKHMNKK
- the proC gene encoding pyrroline-5-carboxylate reductase — encoded protein: MNTMISILGAGSMAEALICGWVKSGQIAPQNILVTNRSNDKRLEELSTTYGVKTTRNIEELIAHAHILLIACKPKDWKQAVKPLQHLLTQDIPLVSVMAGITTEALEDFFPNLNAPVIRTIPNTSAVVNASMTPIALGKWVNQDHLSRVKDTFKLVGETAEVPEDTMDALTALTGTGPAYIYYLMEAMELAAVKIGVDQNLARHLVSQTLLGAGLRVQANDSSPSILYQQIMSPGGTTEAGFNVLREQKMQEIIISCIEKAAERSKELGSLTNERTIASNNVKNDVK
- a CDS encoding phytoene desaturase family protein, with translation MKNSQYDVVIVGGGLAGLTSAAYLAYHGKKVALLERGKLGGRAMTIQLKGYQFNFGAHAIYARDTSYLTKIEQELDLRIHWEDFSQLKAKYDMGEEATVITSNIGGLLQTKLLKGFDKFRFAYHMLFTTLGFEKGDPNLSIQEWIELRKISPAVKEMMLNLATTNFFSGDPDSIPSDVFFNYYRRLFKTNIPVSFIQGGWKVLIEEYKRVIKENNGVIFEKTKITDVVTEQGRITEVQTKKHAFSGEQFIFAIPPEELQKLLNDTVIKPELERYTDYEPTYVMFYDVGLKKRIESDYTYIFDKNRQIFVTDISYYDMEAAPEGGQLLQAVGYLKQSDINDPTAHDAMVEKMERFYDKHFPGWRKTLAIPRASKKPVLQAIRWTMNQRGLPLHFEALPNVFFAGDWCQGYGQLSEVSFSSAYLVSKSILNQHSAINNS
- a CDS encoding ion transporter, coding for MNHQITDSKWKIKLNHVVSHPFFNGTVITLILINAVVVGLETYPHLYSEYRTEFWIADRLLLWIFTVEIFLRLLAAPHPKTFFKNSWNWFDFIIVSAGHIFAGAHFVTVLRILRVLRVFRAISVIPSLRRLVDALLMTIPALGNIMLLMSIIFYIFAVIGTMLFQETAPEYFGSLQLSLLTLFQVVTLESWASEVMRPIFAELPWAWVYFVAFVLVGTFVIFNLFIGVIVNNVEKVEIAEQEVEETSEELKELRKDVKELKSLIKKQLTDS
- a CDS encoding MerR family transcriptional regulator, with the protein product MAFSYKDKKVISIGITSELTGLSERQIRYYEERKLVFPERSKGGTRKYSFADVERLVEIANKMEDGMQTFEIRKEEMKKADVRDKMLRGQLNAAFKIRK